The Pan troglodytes isolate AG18354 chromosome 6, NHGRI_mPanTro3-v2.0_pri, whole genome shotgun sequence genomic sequence TTTATAACACTGAGTAATTATAGTGAAACTGACccatatataataaatagaagGCATAGTTTGCTGAGTGGGGAGGACATGTTTGAAAAACGACTACTTCATAAATGAACAACTTTTTTAGTGAATAATCTAAAGTTGGGTACACTATTACTTTCCTATGCAACCTCATCATTATTAGGATTGGGATAATTATATTTAGATAAGTAAGGGTCCCCCCATTGTTATACATGACATTAACCGCACACCTAAGAGACCTGATTCAGGAATTTTTCACTTGGGATCCAAGAAAACATTCAGGAGATCCCTAAGATCTCTGAATGCATGTGAATTATTGTCCATATAAACAGTTCTATACTTTTCTAGGGAGAGGGTCTATAACTCACTAGATTCTCAAGGTATCTGCCTTAAAAAGTTAAGAACTACCATCTAATTAATTTTTAACGTATTTCAGTTGACCGGGACACAGCACAACTCTTTACtctctttaaaaattcattaccCTTTTTACAGTTCCCTGACATCTCATAATCTGAATGTAGCAGCAAATATCAGTTCCCTCTCCAGATCTCTTGTGTCCAGGCTCTATCATCCTGTGCCAAGTCCTTATCTCAGCCAAGATTGTGAAGGATAGATTTCAGGGCCCAGTAGTTGTACCTTaacagaatggaaaataatgacTGAGTAATGACATCATCAGTGCAAGTCTACtcaaaatatgaagaaatgagAAGAGCAGATAAAATGAGAACTGAAGCCAGTCTCTATCTAATAAAGTGGTGTGTTTTCTATGAACTCCAAAATATATTCCTTAtctataatttttaacatttaatcaAATTATCAACTCAGATAATGAAGTGgaattttgttataaaattaaaagtatgtaATATCGTCTTGAAAATTATTGAGAAGATGTATCTAATAGCTGTTTCACATGGCATATTTCAGATGAATTTATCTATCAGGCTTTAATGACTGTACCCAGAAGTTAGTAATTATTTTTCCATgtcaaacaataaaattattttaattctccaAATTCTGAGCAAATGATACAAGCTAAGCCTGAGATAATTATTATACCATAaggatttactatttttctacttttatcagCATTAGGGTCTCACATTTCATAGTGACATATTTTCCATGTGAGAAGCAACTAAAAGATCCTTTCAAAATTTATCTCAAAGCTTAATATTCATGAAAGATTACATCTCACTCAATTTTAGTTTTTAGCATCCTCCCTGCTACTAAAAAGATTTGTTTCTATTATATTAATACTATATTATTTCACCATAGTTTTCTAAGGGCCTTCACAACCTGTTGTCAGTCTTATGCTTCAGAACTCCCCAACAGACATCTTCTAGGGCATCCAGATCTTTCTAATGAAAGTCCTATAAAGATACTTCCCCTATTATTCTCACTTTTATCATTTGGTTGGTATTATTCCTTTATATGCCCTCACTTTCACTCAATTAATGCCTTTCAAAGAGAAGTCAAATTCTGCTGTTCCCATAAAGTTTGtcagtcattttcattttctttgacctTCTGTATTTACAGCTTATGCTTAGATTTTTTATTCTATATGTCttctatcttttgtttttgtttttcatgcatTCTCATTAACTACCTTAAGAGTAAGACCATATCTTTTTCAACTCTTCTACATTTTCTCAGGACTCACTGCAGTTCTGAGTATGCCTCCATGAATACTCATTGATCGGATGATCACTCTTGGAGGTCCAGCACAGAGCAACGTGCTTGGTAACTTAATTTCCTAACCTAAAACAAGCGCAAGAGATAAAAATCTAAATGAAGCATCATAGTTATAAGTGCTTATAATAAATGCTAACAGTGCAACCAAAGATCATAGGACACTCTaagtgtttatagaaatagaaccTTACGTTCCTCTCAgaactgaaaataataagaaatagtttgttttaataattattttgtcaATTGGCAAttcaattttcaatattttatccaTTTGGAGAAAAACCAAATCAACAACTAATTGATTTCTGTCCAATACTGATGAAAAGTTTTAAGTACCTGAAAACTGTCCTTGCAGGgggacattttatattttatttactaaaattGATGATCTGACATCTCTTCTTCATAAAAGAATTTGGAATGTGATTCTGATGCAGTCAGAAGcatgaggaaaacaaaagaacataTACTACCTGAATTATGTGCATACGTGTACGTGTATGTTTGTGTGAAGGGATACAATTCTGGTCCATATTCCTGAGGAAAATATTCAATATGTTCCTTTTCCTGAACAGAGACTGGAGATATAAATATGCATGGATGCTTTTAGAATTAGTTTAATTGAACCAACTACAATAAAATGAGGATCTAATTTTAGTAACCAATGTTTTTATAAGTTATCCATATTTTATTGTGGAAAATTCTCACATTTATTGTAGATTTGCCTTTCAACCACAAGTGACAGATAAtctattatacatttatttatcctATAAAGTTTGAACTTTAGACATGTCTACTAGACAATGGAGAAAGGCAATGACCACCTGATATGTTGATCTTGATTCCGGAAGACTGATGTGAAAGTTAAAGAGAAGATGGAAATGAGTAACTAAGAGACTGTTTGTATATTTCAGTCGTTTAACACTTTGCAGTCATTAGTTCCAGTAGTACACCACCAAGTTGCTGCTTTTAAAACATCAATAAAGAGCTATTTCTTATGCTGTACCTCTTTCCAGGAAAACAGAATTTAAGTGGATTTGGACTCCGTagtcaaagaagaaaatacctttttttcGCCCTCAATAATTCATTAACACTATGATTTTTCTTCCTGCGAATTCTTCTGTTGCTTCTATCAGTTTTTCATGAACAACAcattcctttaagaaaaaaaataagccaaagcAACATATGAAACACAGAGCATAATTGCATAGCACCAGCATAGAATTGCTTTCCACTTGGTGAATTGGGTctgtttatttcttataattcatCACCATCATCTGAGCTAAAGCTACTTCTCCTACTGCTTTCTTTGGAAACTGCAGGGGAAGTGGCAGATAGCAGAGGATCTGTTCCAAATGGAGAGATTGTGTCATCCAATAGCATGCCATCCAATCTTTGTTCCTCTTTCAATGCAGCACTAAATGATAAATCTGTGAAGTATGACAAAGGATCAGAAAAGGCTATAGCTTGATCACAGAACTCAGGGCTTGGCCTCTGAGACACAGTCAGTTGCTGGCAATAGTCTACTGAATTCTGCTCAGGATGGCTCTGCTGTTTGGTGACATGAGCACCTAAATCAACCGTGCCAAGTGAAGCCAGGGTTGGCAGACCATGAGTACGAGCCTGAATTTCTAGTTCCTGTAATTTCAAACGAGAATCATTAAATAATGACTTTGAAATTGGATTTAACACTAGagaataagccagacatagaatCAAAATATTAACAAGCATTTAAAATGAAgagtaatacaataaaaattatgaataatcTTTGCAAATAATGAAATTGATACATTTCTGATGCATGAAAAATAACTCTGAGAAAATTACTcagacttttttttaagtttggtcTCATTGTTCTACAAAGGTTATGACTGATGATGGTTCCATAGTGGTTCAGACTACAATACAGCCATTTGGAGATAGCAGAAAGTCATCTATTTATTCTTCCTGATTAATTTCTCACTGTAAATGCAGGACCTTTTCATGGAAACGGTAAATGTTTTACCTGGTGCTAAGTatactcacatttttaaaaaatcttgagaGTTATAAAAGcccatattttgatattttggatTATATGAACAGATGAGAAGTGACTTAATATACACTGTCACAACATGCCTTGAGGCAACGAAATCCATAGCAATGTTGGAAAGAAACGAAAGAAGGAGGGGAGAATTTAATGTCCAATATAATGTAGAGAAACAAATGTTCTACttagtattattatttgattAGGATAATAATGTGTGCATTTATGAAATGagttatattttatgcattttgtaatttgttgttgtcattatatatgtgtatatatatatacatacacacatacacacatatatacacatatatgtgtatatacatatatacatattcagcCATCTTGATCCTGGATTTCTAGTCAAATCCTAATTGAAACAACCCAATTCACGAACTTCTAAAAAGcagtaaaattatccttcaaaaggaaaaataattgttgataagagaaaaaataaatgagaccaATGAAGAAAACTGATGACAGCTGAGTCATGTGTAAGCTATGTGACTCATGGCAACATTCTTATAAAAACCTGAATCCGAAGTAGAAGTCGCCTGTTAGCCTGCTCTAATTTCTTCTGTCTGTGTTCTAATTCTCGGGCTCTCTGTTGTTCTTTTTGTAGCCACTTGATGTACTCCACTGATGCTTTTAGAATGGTTCCTTTGTTCCAGCGCATATCACTGTAGAACGGAGAGATAACCTTTTCACAATTGTGCATGTCAGCAGAATTCATAAGAACTTACAAAATCTTTTACATTAATATGAAATAATGATTTACATGACTATTATTCACTCTTAGATATTATTGCTTCTGAATAGAAATTTTAATAGAATAGTTAAGAAGCCCTTACATAGTAAAATTAATCCCAGAATGAAAATAAGTGTCAAAAGAAAGTAATAAAGTGACTTTTTGTGGGAGAGCTAAATGCAATATCATGATTCTACCattacagtttttatatttttagtgaaaattgcttttattattaactCCAAGATTAAAATCTATGTGCAGTATTTCTGCATTAATGAAGTAGGAAATGTACATTACTGAGGACTTAAGCCTAAATTTTTTAAGATCATTTCAAATATAGCAATCTTTTAACCTATTTTCTAATAAGGTTGCTTTTatgtttctaagaaaaaaataaagtcccTCCTGAATGGTGATCCTGAGCAATTGTGAAACAAATCAGACTCTGGCAACATCACTTTATGTAACAGAGCAAACTTTCTAAAACCattcagtcattttttttctatacaaacatcatcaaaactttttaaaagcttgatgtgaatagctatttttaaatacatttaagataaGTAAATATAATTAAACATTACTGGATAACTTTTTAGGCTATAGCATAGAAGAAATCATTTCATTAAAACTTACTTTTAAGACAGGAGAAATTAAAGATATGAAATTGTGGAAGAGGCTACTGATTTTGATATCTGAAAATATACATTAATGAATGTAATACTGCATGAGAACTAATAATATGTTTGGAGAATGAGTCCAAAGTAATTGCTAAATGTTAATCAGAGTTGTTGGAAAACCTGGATACATTTTGAATTTAGAGTCACGAGATGTTTTTAATATAGCATAAAGTACACAGGTAGGGAAATATAAcatttttctacatatatttttgGTGATGTGACAATGCCATTAgcagtaaaatattaaaagaagagaCATTTTTCTACCAGCAGGTGAAAATGCTTACTGGAGCCTGGATAAGAGCTCTGTTCTACTGCAATGCACCAAAACATTGTCAATGGACATCGCAAGTTTGAAAATGCTTTGTCATTTCTTTAAGGCTATAATGGCTGTTGGTCTCATTCCACTCACAGGGGGTGAGGGGAATGAgtgggatggtggtggtgggaaggGTGGGGAGAGACAGTCTATCTTTGGTGCTAAACCAAGTATCTGTAACTGAAACATGTAATGGACTCTAAACTAAAATTTAAGTAGTAGCAAAAGCCTTATGGACCCttattttgtgtcattttttctCATGGAAAGAAAAACTTGAGGACAgagaaacagatttaaaaaaaaagataaccctAGCCATATTTGAAGTTTAAAGTACTATTAGTTCAAAAACAAACCTTCAAAATGGTAGTAGAGAACACACAATGAGCCTCCCTTCAATTTGTACCTGATGTCacttacaataatttttttaagttcctctattttaaagaaatttaaatgtacTAGattctttcctatttattttttatatttactaaagAGACTTTTGCCTCTCTCCCAAAACAATTTCAACAAAGTAGGCGTTACAAATATTATATAGGGTGGTACCATATAAACACAGACACACCAATAAAGGCATGGCTAAAGAATGAATGTTGATAGTTGATGCTGGCCCTTCATTTTCTGCACAACAATTTTTTAAGATCTTAAAATGTTGGTGGATTAAAAGCCTGAATGCATTTACAGTCAGAGCAGATAATACAAATGTATAAATTGGAGTAAGGAGTGCTGCCaggcaaaactatggaaaatGTACAATCTGTTGTTATCTTAGGGGTGTACATCCacttaaaagcattaaaaaataattttaaaaaaagattttaaaaagaaagaaaataatactatgacaggtctgaatttttttttttttttttttttttttttttgcttcaacaTTTTGTGACTCCTGACTTAGAAAGTTTTGTCAGGTCTCGTATTCTACACCAACTATCATTCTTACACAAAAGCAGGAGGAATTTGGTTGTAGAGGAGAGTAAAGATTAAGTAAAAAAACTTCAAACTATTTAGAAAACTTTTTACAGTGCAAAAACAAGAGTAATAGAGTAATTAAAGATCTAATAATACTTTTAACTTTCTACTCATGTAATTTTTGTAAACATGGCTCACAAAAACACATATGGACAAAAGTGTTTCCAAGAAAGCTAAAGAGGACAACTACTACATGTTGTAGAAGCTCTTCACTCTTTCTCTttgattgttatttttgtttgggttttgttttgttaacaCCGGTCAAGAGATTGTCATTGCCTGGTCatgtttttttcatgtaattttctcAACCTGTACGTCTCAATTACAGCTGTTCTCTATATTACTTTTCCTTCTGACCTCACCATTTTGACCTGCAAAGAAATAGAACTTTctgaatattttgatacatagaaataaaaacttcatAGAATTCAAAGTGTCCTCAGGTATTAGCTTTTATTTCCTAAGCCAACTCCAAAATATATTCCAATCATGAGCTGGAAAGGTACTCAAAGGCCAACCATGCCACAGTTGCTGCTATATGCCCAAGAGTATATGGTGTTTAGGAGATAAGCCCCAGGTTTCCTCTCTCAATTCAGTACTCTTTCTGCCAACCTGTGGCTTTCCCACCTTTCAAATGCATCTGTCATAAGAAATACGCTTTATATAGTGACTTGGCACACTCTTAGTAAATAAAACTGCAACAAAGATTTCACAGGGCTTTCCTATTCTCTTTACATGTAATACTCTCATATTTTCAATGCtagtcttccttttttgtttaaaatgttgcaTTTGTCTCATTTGAGTGATTCCATGACTCGTTAATAGGTATggcacataatttaaaatatctcataCTAGATAATTGTATAGTctgatatactttttattttttaaaaactgttcttaGTCATTTTAATGGTTGTAGTCACCTGTGCAACAAGTTATTCAAAAATTTGCTAAACTCAAACTAAAATCTtgcatggtctttttttttttcagatccaCTGTTTGTTAATTTCCTCATTGTCATAACATAATAATgtcatttcttctattttctcacCCTCAAAGTAAATTTGCCTCCTCTATGCTACCCTTCCCTTTTCCCAGCATTCTTGTTTCCTGTGACTTTTAGATTATCCCtaataacatttgaaaatttgaCAAATGGATCCAGAATAATTTTGTCACGTAGATGGGTACTCCTTAGTCCATGGAGCCAGACCATGGTTCTCAGGTAGAGTCATTTTAAGAGGATACACTCTGGATTCAATCATGTGACCCTCATTGCTAAACCCTAAAGAGGGACACTGGAGCAACAGGTGAGGCCACAGCAAGCCaaggaataaaatgtatttaaacagAATTAGTACTGAGATTTTTGGAATGTCACACATTTCAGTGAAGTGTCTTCTCTACCTGTGATATACGGAAAAATCCATGTATAGACATATTCAACATCTAATTAATGTGTTTTCCATTAGACcccaaataaatgttatttgcCTACATACAatacaatagaaataaaacaaataataacccTCCTTTCTGAGattcataaggaagagaaaaacaatgcTTGCAATGCAGTTTTCCCAATTCTGGTCTATCATAAATTGAATTTTCATATTCTAGACCAAGGGTAGACAAACTATGGCCCATAgcttatttttgtcaataaaTTTCACTGGATGAGGTCAAGCTCATTCATTCCATGTTGTCT encodes the following:
- the TFEC gene encoding transcription factor EC isoform X4, which gives rise to MTLDHQIINPTLKWSQPAVPSGGPLVQHAHTTLDSDAGLTENPLTKLLAIGKEDDNAQWHLSGSILDVYSGEQGISPINMGLTSASCPSSLPMKREITETDTRALAKERQKKDNHNLIERRRRYNINYRIKELGTLIPKSNDPDMRWNKGTILKASVEYIKWLQKEQQRARELEHRQKKLEQANRRLLLRIQELEIQARTHGLPTLASLGTVDLGAHVTKQQSHPEQNSVDYCQQLTVSQRPSPEFCDQAIAFSDPLSYFTDLSFSAALKEEQRLDGMLLDDTISPFGTDPLLSATSPAVSKESSRRSSFSSDDGDEL
- the TFEC gene encoding transcription factor EC isoform X3; translated protein: MTLDHQIINPTLKWSQPAVPSGGPLVQHAHTTLDSDAGLTENPLTKLLAIGKEDDNAQWHMEDVIEDIIGMESSFKEEGADSPLLMQRTLSGSILDVYSGEQGISPINMGLTSASCPSSLPMKREITETDTRALAKERQKKDNHNLIERRRRYNINYRIKELGTLIPKSNDPDMRWNKGTILKASVEYIKWLQKEQQRARELEHRQKKLEQANRRLLLRIQELEIQARTHGLPTLASLGTVDLGAHVTKQQSHPEQNSVDYCQQLTVSQRPSPEFCDQAIAFSDPLSYFTDLSFSAALKEEQRLDGMLLDDTISPFGTDPLLSATSPAVSKESSRRSSFSSDDGDEL
- the TFEC gene encoding transcription factor EC isoform X5 yields the protein MMKEKEKTIAIVKVIDTSKLKLLSGSILDVYSGEQGISPINMGLTSASCPSSLPMKREITETDTRALAKERQKKDNHNLIERRRRYNINYRIKELGTLIPKSNDPDMRWNKGTILKASVEYIKWLQKEQQRARELEHRQKKLEQANRRLLLRIQELEIQARTHGLPTLASLGTVDLGAHVTKQQSHPEQNSVDYCQQLTVSQRPSPEFCDQAIAFSDPLSYFTDLSFSAALKEEQRLDGMLLDDTISPFGTDPLLSATSPAVSKESSRRSSFSSDDGDEL